From Coffea arabica cultivar ET-39 chromosome 2e, Coffea Arabica ET-39 HiFi, whole genome shotgun sequence, the proteins below share one genomic window:
- the LOC113724035 gene encoding pollen receptor-like kinase 1: MASPLNCRMTFTKFLEHFLLLYLLLLCPKITADDGQNGFHGEERDALLALVAGFSNSFLHHNWTKVMCYENDPPYWFGIECLNGRVTGVRLENLGLTGEIKVDSLLNLTELSILSFKDNSISGPLMDFSNNQKLTDTDLSGNRFDGAIPLSLLKLNSLASLQLQANNLSGSIPSFDQTSLREFNVSYNNLSGPIPNTKVLQSFNRFSYFGNPNLCGPPSSSDCNSKNDTSDTNKSKSSKSSKLVPILLVVNVVALIILLFLCIIFFKKYKNLKKKLEEKHVLVGDEEKDEKVKMETGGNRVAADEVEKGKLVFVNEDRKFELDDLLKASAEGLGKGNFGNCYKTMLERGPIVVKRLKDLKPLSGEEFMKQVRLIADQKHPNLLSLLAYYYSKDEKLLLYKFASNGNVYNRLNEGKGKPTRIPFRWSSRLSVARGVARALEYLHLNTKSTNVVPHGNLKLSNVLLDENDGVLVTDYGLTSLVAAPLAAQRMIAFKSPEYQSHKKVSRKSDVWSYGCLLLELVTGRVSADSAPPGTNAVDLCRWVHRAVREEWTAEIFDVEIAVQRSANHGMLKLLQIAMRCCASSPENRPEMSEVAREVENIVVTADSEDEEEFSSMDRSLTDESMSTPSRSTTTLDDRR; this comes from the exons ATGGCTTCTCCATTGAATTGTAGAATGACGTTTACTAAGTTCCTCGAGCACTTCCTTCTTCTATATCTTCTTCTACTATGTCCAAAAATCACGGCTGACGATGGTCAAAATGGCTTCCACGGAGAGGAAAGAGATGCCCTTTTGGCTCTCGTAGCCGGTTTTAGCAATTCGTTTCTTCATCATAACTggactaaggtcatgtgttacGAGAACGATCCTCCCTACTGGTTTGGCATTGAGTGTTTGAATGGAAGAGTTACCGGAGTAAGATTGGAAAATTTGGGCCTAACCGGAGAAATCAAAGTTGATTCACTTCTCAACCTGACAGAGTTATCAATTCTGAGCTTCAAAGACAACTCAATTTCAGGACCACTGATGGACTTCTCGAACAATCAGAAGTTGACAGACACTGATTTATCAGGCAACAGGTTTGATGGAGCAATACCGTTGTCCCTTCTAAAGCTCAATTCCTTGGCATCATTGCAACTTCAAGCTAACAATTTGAGTGGTTCAATTCCATCGTTTGATCAGACTAGCTTGAGGGAATTCAATGTGTCTTACAACAATCTTTCGGGGCCAATTCCCAATACTAAAGTCCTTCAATCATTCAACCGGTTTTCGTACTTTGGTAATCCAAACTTGTGCGGCCCTCCATCTTCCTCAGACTGCAACAGCAAAAATGATACGTCCGATACTAACAAGTCAAAAAGTTCAAAGTCGTCTAAACTTGTTCCAATCTTATTAGTTGTTAATGTTGTTGCTTTGATCATTCTTTTATTCCTCTGCATTATTTTCTTTAAGAAGTATAAAAACCTCAAGAAAAAACTGGAGGAAAAGCACGTTTTGGTCGGGGACGAAGAAAAGGATGAGAAGGTTAAAATGGAAACGGGGGGAAATAGGGTAGCAGCTGATGAAGTAGAGAAAGGGAAGCTTGTGTTCGTAAATGAAGATAGGAAATTTGAACTTGACGATCTCCTAAAAGCATCTGCTGAAGGTTTGGGTAAAGGCAACTTTGGTAACTGCTATAAGACTATGCTGGAAAGGGGACCAATTGTCGTAAAACGACTAAAGGACTTGAAACCTTTAAGCGGTGAAGAATTCATGAAACAAGTAAGACTGATTGCTGATCAAAAGCATCCAAACTTGCTATCTCTTCTTGCCTATTACTATTCCAAAGATGAAAAGCTACTACTATACAAATTTGCTTCAAACGGAAACGTGTACAACCGACTTAATG AGGGAAAGGGGAAACCAACTCGAATTCCTTTTCGGTGGAGCTCAAGATTATCAGTAGCTCGTGGTGTAGCTCGAGCATTGGAATATCTACACCTCAACACCAAGTCAACAAACGTTGTCCCACATGGAAATTTGAAGCTATCCAATGTACTTCTTGATGAAAATGATGGTGTCCTTGTAACGGATTATGGGCTAACTTCACTTGTAGCAGCTCCACTGGCAGCTCAACGTATGATTGCATTCAAATCACCCGAATACCAAAGTCACAAAAAGGTGTCAAGAAAGTCTGATGTTTGGAGCTATGGCTGCTTACTCCTGGAGCTGGTAACAGGGAGAGTTTCAGCTGATTCAGCCCCACCAGGGACCAATGCAGTTGATCTTTGCAGGTGGGTTCATCGCGCAGTCAGAGAAGAATGGACAGCTGAGATTTTTGATGTTGAAATAGCAGTTCAGAGAAGTGCCAATCATGGGATGCTAAAACTACTGCAGATTGCAATGAGATGTTGTGCAAGTTCCCCTGAAAATCGCCCTGAAATGAGTGAGGTTGCAAGAGAAGTTGAGAACATAGTCGTAACGGCCGATTCCGAAGATGAGGAAGAGTTTTCATCAATGGATCGATCGCTCACGGATGAATCCATGTCAACTCCATCCAGGAGTACTACAACTTTAGACGATCGAcgataa